In Miscanthus floridulus cultivar M001 chromosome 5, ASM1932011v1, whole genome shotgun sequence, one genomic interval encodes:
- the LOC136450684 gene encoding uncharacterized protein — protein MDADEAAGSSRRMDLNLYLGLFRGPRPRRSDLGSDLALSTPMPSSPSSSAASVDAPPPPEPLHPPYSPSRADLSPPPPEVYSPYNPEDSPVPDVHLSYMQPPEPLTHGPRNMPPPESLTISRIREGLRELRDALQPLPPPPPPLVRASELLGWEDRPSSSTASSYFFPDTADRYRRLLEQTSSRWLRPRRFRSDLPPLSSEARPSGQDAAEPVPQHEPAADDTNELNKVAVNGSDLGASQDSSEERGKTAAAFECNICFEMASEPVVTSCGHLFCWPCLYQWLNVYSNHKECPVCKGEVTEANITPIYGRGNSAAEKTVEDGKPPGPTIPPRPHGNRLESFRQQFHNMRPISRGLGEAHGILSSWRRLLDQQIMSSVSRFEGPSESAAQEVNEIRQRARLRGLALTTRMRARRLQIEAQMRPDGSSTNPDNGLTGNNASESSRRSTTRVPDGLELLRRLAFGTERLASAMSDLTRIASPSQYGGSASSSNPQNNEPAVDGARMVGAPSADQASNSSTVAVIEGDAGISESAGEPSNAGSSRSLRRRGRSNALGSLDVDGGGLQRNKRRRMN, from the coding sequence ATGGACGCCGATGAGGCCGCGGGGAGCAGTAGGAGGATGGATCTGAACCTTTACCTCGGTCTTTTCCgcggcccgcgcccgcgccgctctGACCTCGGCTCCGACCTCGCCCTCAGCACCCCGatgccttcctctccttcgtcctCCGCCGCGTCCGtcgacgcgccgccgccgccggagccccTGCACCCGCCGTACTCCCCCTCCCGCGCCGACCTCTCCCCTCCGCCGCCGGAGGTGTACTCCCCCTACAACCCCGAAGACTCGCCTGTTCCGGATGTGCATCTGTCGTACATGCAGCCTCCGGAACCGCTCACCCACGGGCCGCGGAACATGCCGCCTCCGGAATCGCTTACTATCTCGAGGATCCGAGAGGGACTTCGGGAACTTCGGGACGCCCTCCAACcgctgcccccgcccccgcccccgctggTGCGGGCCAGCGAACTGCTGGGGTGGGAGGACCGGCCTTCCTCGTCGACGGCCTCTTCATATTTCTTCCCAGACACTGCCGACCGGTACAGGCGGCTGCTCGAGCAGACTTCCAGCCGGTGGCTTCGCCCGAGGCGGTTCAGGTCTGACCTTCCACCCCTCAGCTCCGAGGCTCGCCCCTCTGGGCAGGACGCTGCTGAGCCGGTGCCCCAGCATGAGCCTGCAGCTGATGATACTAATGAATTAAACAAGGTGGCTGTCAATGGCTCAGATTTAGGTGCCTCGCAGGATTCCTCTGAGGAACGTGGCAAGACTGCTGCTGCATTCGAGTGTAACATATGCTTTGAGATGGCTAGTGAGCCGGTTGTCACTTCTTGTGGCCATCTCTTCTGCTGGCCGTGCTTGTACCAGTGGCTGAATGTTTACTCAAACCACAAGGAATGCCCAGTCTGCAAAGGCGAGGTGACTGAGGCAAATATTACTCCTATATATGGTAGAGGGAATTCGGCTGCAGAGAAGACTGTGGAGGATGGGAAGCCACCAGGTCCTACAATCCCGCCGAGGCCACATGGAAATCGCCTTGAAAGCTTCAGGCAGCAATTTCATAATATGCGACCTATCTCAAGAGGGCTTGGTGAGGCGCATGGGATACTGTCATCATGGAGGCGTCTTCTGGATCAGCAGATTATGAGCAGCGTGAGTAGGTTTGAAGGGCCATCTGAATCAGCCGCGCAAGAAGTAAATGAAATTCGTCAACGTGCTCGCCTAAGAGGATTAGCATTGACCACAAGGATGAGAGCAAGGCGGTTGCAAATAGAAGCCCAGATGCGTCCTGATGGTTCTTCCACTAACCCTGATAATGGTCTGACAGGAAACAATGCATCAGAATCATCAAGACGTTCAACAACACGCGTACCAGATGGACTTGAATTGTTGCGACGCCTTGCTTTTGGCACAGAAAGACTAGCTAGTGCCATGAGTGACCTTACAAGAATTGCTTCACCAAGCCAATATGGAGGATCTGCTTCATCATCGAATCCTCAAAATAATGAGCCAGCAGTCGATGGAGCtcgcatggttggagcaccttctgcAGATCAAGCATCTAATTCGAGCACTGTTGCTGTGATAGAAGGGGATGCTGGTATCTCTGAGAGTGCAGGAGAGCCTAGCAATGCAGGCTCTTCGAGATCCttgaggaggagagggaggagcaATGCCTTAGGTTCATTGGATGTGGATGGTGGAGGCCTCCAACGGAACAAGAGACGCAGAATGAACTGA
- the LOC136453477 gene encoding uncharacterized protein produces MGGRSCCVCKEAPPKYKCPSCRTPYCSVTCFKKHKEESCQKTAPQEEISKSPLQEEVTLNTTCTAKSPNTACPTKALEVENPSWLVDNNRLRSLAELKGIQDALRDPELQKMILKIDGSLEPEKELEKLMEGQAFHQLADKILDIVSPQE; encoded by the exons ATGGGTGGCAGGAGCTGCTGCGTCTGCAAGGAGGCGCCGCCCAAGTACAAGTGCCCCTCCTGCCGCACGCCCTA TTGCTCTGTCACATGCTTTAAAAAGCACAAAG AGGAGTCTTGCCAAAAGACAGCGCCTCAGGAAGAAATTAGCAAGTCACCACTGCAGGAGGAAGTTA CACTGAACACCACATGCACCGCAAAATCTCCAAATACAGCATGCCCTACAAAAGCTCTTGAAGTTGAGAACCCAAGCTGGCTTGTTGACAACAATAGACTAAGGTCATTAG CGGAACTGAAAGGGATCCAAGATGCTCTCAGGGATCCTGAACTGCAGAAAATGATACTTAAAATTGATGGGTCTTTGGAACCAGAAAAA GAATTGGAGAAATTGATGGAAGGTCAAGCTTTTCACCAGTTAGCTGATAAG ATTCTTGACATTGTCAGCCCACAAGAATAA